In the Artemia franciscana chromosome 1, ASM3288406v1, whole genome shotgun sequence genome, one interval contains:
- the LOC136038554 gene encoding lactosylceramide 4-alpha-galactosyltransferase-like isoform X2: MACRIRNSFISLACTCGIYVIVILLIMDYDVLNRIRGTKRSEDGIEILYEVGGYHNFNTTFFIESSGKGYLNDRYACSIEAAARLQYPLPVILYMTGIKKEAIERNNPCLKNFTNLKLVKVDPGILFKNTSFERLYLDVKGQATDLTEHISDMMRVFLLKNYGGLYLDTDTVLLKNTSSLGSFLLYKLVNGIMKFESNHFLANKIYNSLAQKKYNNRSWDGLGFQTIRDITKKYCELSLQKGNFDEAGKNCKLTFLRTETFLPIKWTEWRDGLFIQSFKKLEDFRQDVMSNAYGIHFNNHLTSNIPIVRKKGQIHEIIAEQYCPLVYSTLPKFY, translated from the coding sequence ATGGCATGCCGAATAAGGAACTCTTTCATCTCATTAGCGTGCACATGTGGTATCTACGTCATTGTAATATTGCTCATAATGGATTATGACGTATTAAATCGTATCCGAGGTACAAAAAGAAGTGAAGATGGAATAGAAATACTTTATGAAGTTGGGGGATATCACAACTTCAACACCACCTTCTTCATTGAAAGTAGTGGTAAAGGATATCTAAATGACAGATATGCCTGCAGCATTGAAGCTGCTGCCCGGTTGCAATATCCGTTACCAGTTATCCTCTACATGACAGGAATAAAGAAAGAAGCAATAGAACGAAATAATCcatgtttaaaaaatttcacaaacCTTAAACTAGTGAAAGTGGATCCTGGGATACTCTTTAAAAACACTAGCTTTGAAAGACTTTATCTAGATGTTAAAGGTCAGGCAACCGACCTCACAGAGCATATATCTGACATGATGAgagtttttttgttgaaaaattatgGTGGACTTTATTTAGACACAGACACAGTACTTCTTAAAAATACGTCAAGTCTTGGATCTTTCCTTCTTTACAAATTAGTCAACggtataatgaaatttgaaagtaaccactttttagccaataaaatatacaattctCTTGCTCAGAAAAAGTACAATAATAGATCATGGGATGGCTTAGGTTTCCAAACCATTCGTGATATTACGAAGAAATATTGCGAACTCTCTCTGCAAAAAGGAAACTTTGATGAGGCgggaaaaaattgtaaattaacTTTCTTAAGAACAGAGACATTTCTACCAATCAAGTGGACGGAGTGGAGAGATGGGTTATTTATCCAATCattcaaaaaattggaagattttAGACAAGATGTCATGAGCAATGCGTATGGTATCCACTTTAATAACCATTTGACATCAAACATTCCtattgtaagaaaaaaaggacaaatccATGAAATCATCGCAGAGCAATATTGCCCTTTGGTTTACTCAACACTACCGAAGTTTTACTAA
- the LOC136038554 gene encoding lactosylceramide 4-alpha-galactosyltransferase-like isoform X1 — MGFLTSYKMACRIRNSFISLACTCGIYVIVILLIMDYDVLNRIRGTKRSEDGIEILYEVGGYHNFNTTFFIESSGKGYLNDRYACSIEAAARLQYPLPVILYMTGIKKEAIERNNPCLKNFTNLKLVKVDPGILFKNTSFERLYLDVKGQATDLTEHISDMMRVFLLKNYGGLYLDTDTVLLKNTSSLGSFLLYKLVNGIMKFESNHFLANKIYNSLAQKKYNNRSWDGLGFQTIRDITKKYCELSLQKGNFDEAGKNCKLTFLRTETFLPIKWTEWRDGLFIQSFKKLEDFRQDVMSNAYGIHFNNHLTSNIPIVRKKGQIHEIIAEQYCPLVYSTLPKFY; from the coding sequence ATGGCATGCCGAATAAGGAACTCTTTCATCTCATTAGCGTGCACATGTGGTATCTACGTCATTGTAATATTGCTCATAATGGATTATGACGTATTAAATCGTATCCGAGGTACAAAAAGAAGTGAAGATGGAATAGAAATACTTTATGAAGTTGGGGGATATCACAACTTCAACACCACCTTCTTCATTGAAAGTAGTGGTAAAGGATATCTAAATGACAGATATGCCTGCAGCATTGAAGCTGCTGCCCGGTTGCAATATCCGTTACCAGTTATCCTCTACATGACAGGAATAAAGAAAGAAGCAATAGAACGAAATAATCcatgtttaaaaaatttcacaaacCTTAAACTAGTGAAAGTGGATCCTGGGATACTCTTTAAAAACACTAGCTTTGAAAGACTTTATCTAGATGTTAAAGGTCAGGCAACCGACCTCACAGAGCATATATCTGACATGATGAgagtttttttgttgaaaaattatgGTGGACTTTATTTAGACACAGACACAGTACTTCTTAAAAATACGTCAAGTCTTGGATCTTTCCTTCTTTACAAATTAGTCAACggtataatgaaatttgaaagtaaccactttttagccaataaaatatacaattctCTTGCTCAGAAAAAGTACAATAATAGATCATGGGATGGCTTAGGTTTCCAAACCATTCGTGATATTACGAAGAAATATTGCGAACTCTCTCTGCAAAAAGGAAACTTTGATGAGGCgggaaaaaattgtaaattaacTTTCTTAAGAACAGAGACATTTCTACCAATCAAGTGGACGGAGTGGAGAGATGGGTTATTTATCCAATCattcaaaaaattggaagattttAGACAAGATGTCATGAGCAATGCGTATGGTATCCACTTTAATAACCATTTGACATCAAACATTCCtattgtaagaaaaaaaggacaaatccATGAAATCATCGCAGAGCAATATTGCCCTTTGGTTTACTCAACACTACCGAAGTTTTACTAA